The following proteins are co-located in the Pan troglodytes isolate AG18354 chromosome 5, NHGRI_mPanTro3-v2.0_pri, whole genome shotgun sequence genome:
- the LOC471943 gene encoding LOW QUALITY PROTEIN: putative olfactory receptor 2I1 (The sequence of the model RefSeq protein was modified relative to this genomic sequence to represent the inferred CDS: inserted 2 bases in 1 codon), with product MKANYSAEERFLLLGFSDWPYLQPVLFALVLLCYLXLTGNSALVLLAVRDPRLHTPMYYFLCHLALVDAGFTTSVVPPLLSNLRGSALWLPRSHCTAQLCASLALGSAECVLLAVMALDRAAAVCRPLRYAGLVSPRLCRTLASASWLSGLTNSVAQTALLAERPLCAPRLLDHFICELPALLKLACGGDGDTTENQMFAARVVILLLPFAVILASYGAVARAVCCMRFSGGRRRAVGTCGSHLTAVCLFYGSAIYTYLQPAQRYNQARGKFVSLFYTVVTPALNPLIYTLRNKKVKGAARRLLRSLGRGQAGQ from the exons ATGAAG GCCAACTACAGCGCAGAGGAGCGCTTTCTCCTGCTGGGTTTCTCCGACTGGCCTTACCTGCAGCCGGTCCTCTTCGCCCTTGTCCTCCTGTGCTACCT CTTGACTGGCAACTCGGCGCTGGTGCTGCTGGCGGTGCGCGACCCGCGCCTGCACACGCCCATGTACTACTTCCTCTGCCACCTGGCCTTGGTAGACGCGGGCTTCACCACTAGCGTGGTGCCGCCGCTGCTGTCCAACCTGCGCGGATCAGCGCTCTGGCTGCCGCGCAGCCACTGCACGGCCCAGCTGTGCGCATCGCTGGCTCTGGGTTCGGCCGAGTGCGTCCTCCTGGCGGTGATGGCTCTGGACCGCGCGGCCGCAGTGTGCCGCCCGCTGCGCTACGCGGGGCTCGTCTCCCCGCGCCTATGTCGCACGCTGGCCAGCGCCTCCTGGCTAAGCGGCCTCACCAACTCGGTTGCGCAAACCGCGCTCCTGGCTGAGCGGCCGCTGTGCGCGCCCCGCCTGCTGGACCACTTCATCTGTGAGCTGCCGGCGTTGCTCAAGCTGGCCTGCGGAGGCGACGGAGACACTACCGAGAACCAGATGTTCGCCGCCCGCGTGGTCATCCTGCTGCTGCCGTTTGCCGTCATCCTGGCCTCCTACGGTGCCGTGGCCCGAGCTGTCTGTTGCATGCGGTTCAGCGGAGGCCGGAGGAGGGCGGTGGGCACGTGTGGGTCCCACCTGACAGCCGTCTGCCTGTTCTACGGCTCGGCCATCTATACCTACCTGCAGCCCGCGCAGCGCTACAACCAGGCACGGGGCAAGTTCGTATCGCTCTTCTACACCGTGGTCACACCTGCTCTCAACCCGCTCATCTACACCCTCAGGAATAAGAAAGTGAAGGGGGCAGCGAGGAGGCTGCTGCGGAGTctggggagaggccaggctgggcagtgA
- the UBD gene encoding ubiquitin D isoform X2, with translation MTFDANPDDSVKKIKEHVRSKTKVPVQDQVLSLGSKILKPRRSLSSYGIDKEKTIHLTLKVVKPGDEELPLFLVESVDEGKRHLLQVRRSSSVAQVKAMIETKTGIIPETQIVTCNGKRLEDGKMMADYGIRKGNLLFLASYYIGG, from the coding sequence ATGACCTTTGATGCCAACCCAGATGACAgcgtgaaaaaaatcaaagaacatgTCCGGTCTAAGACCAAGGTTCCTGTGCAGGACCAGGTTCTTTCGCTGGGCTCCAAGATCTTAAAGCCACGGAGAAGCCTCTCATCTTATGGCATTGACAAAGAGAAGACCATCCACCTTACCCTGAAAGTGGTGAAGCCCGGTGATGAGGAGCTGCCCTTGTTTCTTGTGGAGTCAGTTGATGAGGGAAAGAGGCACCTCCTCCAGGTGCGAAGGTCCAGCTCAGTGGCACAAGTGAAAGCAATGATCGAGACTAAGACGGGTATAATCCCTGAGACCCAGATTGTGACTTGCAATGGAAAGAGACTGGAAGATGGGAAGATGATGGCAGATTACGGCATCAGAAAGGGCAACTTACTCTTCCTGGCATCTTATTATATTGGAGGGTGA
- the UBD gene encoding ubiquitin D isoform X1, with protein sequence MAPNASCLCVHVRSEEWDLMTFDANPDDSVKKIKEHVRSKTKVPVQDQVLSLGSKILKPRRSLSSYGIDKEKTIHLTLKVVKPGDEELPLFLVESVDEGKRHLLQVRRSSSVAQVKAMIETKTGIIPETQIVTCNGKRLEDGKMMADYGIRKGNLLFLASYYIGG encoded by the exons ATGGCTCCCAATGCTTCCTGCCTCTGT GTGCATGTCCGTTCCGAGGAATGGGATTTAATGACCTTTGATGCCAACCCAGATGACAgcgtgaaaaaaatcaaagaacatgTCCGGTCTAAGACCAAGGTTCCTGTGCAGGACCAGGTTCTTTCGCTGGGCTCCAAGATCTTAAAGCCACGGAGAAGCCTCTCATCTTATGGCATTGACAAAGAGAAGACCATCCACCTTACCCTGAAAGTGGTGAAGCCCGGTGATGAGGAGCTGCCCTTGTTTCTTGTGGAGTCAGTTGATGAGGGAAAGAGGCACCTCCTCCAGGTGCGAAGGTCCAGCTCAGTGGCACAAGTGAAAGCAATGATCGAGACTAAGACGGGTATAATCCCTGAGACCCAGATTGTGACTTGCAATGGAAAGAGACTGGAAGATGGGAAGATGATGGCAGATTACGGCATCAGAAAGGGCAACTTACTCTTCCTGGCATCTTATTATATTGGAGGGTGA